The following are encoded in a window of Kogia breviceps isolate mKogBre1 chromosome 12, mKogBre1 haplotype 1, whole genome shotgun sequence genomic DNA:
- the PRR13 gene encoding proline-rich protein 13 has protein sequence MWNPNAGQPGPYPHPPNVGYPGGCNPAHPPPATPAFPPGPFPTPPGAPQGNPAFPPGGPCHPVPQPGYPGCQPSGPYPPPYPPPAPGMCPVNPLAPGMVGPGMVIDKKMQKKMRKAHKKKQKHHKHGKHSSSSSSSSSDSD, from the exons ATGTGGAATCCCAATGCCG GGCAGCCAGGGCCATATCCACACCCCCCTAACGTCGGGTATCCTGGAGGTTGCAATCCTGCCCATCCACCACCTGCCACCCCTGCCTTTCCTCCAGGCCCCTTTCCCACTCCCCCAGGAGCACCCCAGGGGAATCCAGCCTTTCCCCCTGGTGGGCCCTGTCATCCTGTGCCACAACCAGGGTATCCGGGATGCCAACCCTCAGGTCCCTACCCACCTCCATACCCACCACCTGCCCCTGGCATGTGTCCTGTGAATCCATTGGCTCCTGGCATGGTAGGACCAGGAATGGTGATTGACAAGAAGatgcaaaagaaaatgagaaaagctcATAAAAAGAAGCAGAAACACCACAAACATGGCAAG cattcctcctcctcctcctcttccagcaGTGACTCTGACTGA
- the AMHR2 gene encoding anti-Muellerian hormone type-2 receptor, giving the protein MFCLSLAAVFAPAFTLILNPPLSLPWAAAPPGRRTCVFFEAPGVRGSTKNLGKLLDAGPGPPRVIRCLYSRCCFGIWNLTQDQAQVEMQGCRDSDEPGCESPHCDPRPRAHPSPSFTLFTCSCGTDFCNANYSHLPHLGSPGTPSFQGPKAIPGESIWMALVLLGLLLLLLLLSNIVLALLQRKACPVHGGPEPGPEPEPEPHSGRDWSAELPELPELCFSQVIREGGHAVVWAGRLQDKLVAIKAFPLRAVAQFQAERALYGLPGLRHDHIVRLIAASRGSPGPLPCGPLLVLELHPRGSLCHYLAQHTSDWGSSLRMALSLAQGLAFLHEERWQDGQYKPGIAHRDLSSQNVLIRDDGSCAIGDLGLALVLPGLAQPPTWAPTQPRGPAAIMEAGTQRYMAPELLDKTLDLQDWGTALRRADVYSLALLLWEIMSRCPDLRPDSRPPPFQLAYEAELGSTPTTCELWTFAVEERRRPHIPSTWCCFATDPGGLRELLEDCWDADPEARLTAECVQQRLASLARPQEAHPFPQGCPHGCPPLCPEDRLSTPPPCHSPS; this is encoded by the exons ATGTTTTGTCTCTCTTTGGCTGCTGTTTTTGCCCCTGCATTCACTCTCATCTTGAACCCTCCCCTCTCCTTACCCTGGGCCGCAGCACCCCCAGGCAGGCGGACCTGTGTGTTCTTTGAGGCCCCTGGAGTGCGGGGAAGCACCAAGAATCTGGGGAAGCTGCTAGATGCAGGACCAGGGCCCCCCAGGGTTATCCGCTGCCTCTACAGCCGCTGCTGCTTTGGGATCTGGAACCTGACCCAAGACCAGGCACAGGTGGAGATGCAAG GATGCCGAGACAGTGATGAGCCAGGCTGTGAGTCCCCCCACTGTGACCCAAGGCCCCGAGCCCATCCTAGTCCCAGCTTTACTCTCTTCACCTGCTCCTGTGGCACTGACTTCTGCAATGCCAATTACAGCCATCTGCCTCATCTGGGGAGCCCTGGGACACCTAGTTTCCAGGGTCCCAAGGCCATCCCAG GCGAGTCCATCTGGATGGCACTGGTGCTGCTGGGGCtgctcctcctcctgctgctgctgagcAACATCGTCTTGG CCCTGCTACAACGGAAGGCCTGCCCAGTGCACGGTGGGCCAGAGCCAGGGCCAGAGCCCGAGCCGGAGCCACACTCAGGCAGGGACTGGAGTGCCGAGCTGCCCGAGCTGCCTGAGCTGTGCTTCTCCCAG GTAATCCGGGAAGGAGGTCACGCAGTGGTGTGGGCCGGGCGGCTGCAAGACAAGCTGGTAGCCATCAAGGCATTCCCCCTGAGGGCTGTGGCCCAGTTCCAAGCTGAGAGAGCATTGTACGGGCTGCCAGGCCTACGGCATGACCACATTGTCCGCTTGATCGCCGCCAGCAGGGGCAGCCCTGGTCCCCTGCCCTGTGGGCCCCTGCTGGTACTGGAACTACACCCCAGG GGCTCCCTGTGCCACTACTTGGCCCAGCACACCAGTGACTGGGGAAGTTCCCTGCGGATGGCACTGTCCCTGGCGCAGGGCCTGGCGTTTCTCCATGAGGAACGCTGGCAGGATG GCCAATATAAACCAGGTATCGCACACCGGGATCTGAGCAGCCAGAACGTGCTCATTCGGGACGATGGGTCATGCGCCATTGGAGACCTGGGCCTCGCCTTGGTGCTCCCTGGCCTCGCCCAGCCCCCAACCTGGGCTCCTACTCAACCCCGAGGCCCAGCTGCCATCATGGAG GCTGGCACCCAGAGGTACATGGCACCGGAGCTCTTGGACAAGACTCTGGACCTACAGGACTGGGGCACGGCCCTCCGGCGAGCTGATGTTTACTCTCTGGCTCTGCTCCTGTGGGAGATCATGAGCCGCTGCCCAGATTTGCGACCTG ACAGCAGACCACCACCCTTCCAACTGGCCTATGAGGCAGAACTGGGGAGCACCCCTACCACCTGTGAGCTGTGGACCTTCGCAGTGGAGGAGAGAAGGCGCCCTCACATCCCATCCACCTGGTGCTGCTTTGCCACA GACCCTGGTGGCCTGAGAGAGCTCCTGGAGGACTGCTGGGATGCAGACCCAGAAGCACGGCTGACAGCTGAGTGTGTACAGCAGCGCCTGGCTTCCCTGGCCCGTCCTCAGGAGGCCCACCCCTTCCCACAGGGCTGTCCACATGGCTGCCCACCTCTCTGCCCAGAAGACCGTCTGTCCACTCCTCCGCCCTGCCATTCTCCCTCGTAG